Proteins from one Gossypium raimondii isolate GPD5lz chromosome 8, ASM2569854v1, whole genome shotgun sequence genomic window:
- the LOC128043055 gene encoding uncharacterized protein LOC128043055, translating into MNQLLQQVVRTNNAPPIPPPSLHPTTPHPQPSISSHRSPLEKIRKYGVEEFKGKKYDDPAKAEEWSENSQRIFEELQCTGDEKLKYAVSLLKGEAYQWWTTVMNIHPTDKINWNFFVSEFRKKCVNQLYLEKKKIEFLDLKQNNMSVAEHEREFIRLSKYAKELITNEVDMCRRFE; encoded by the coding sequence ATGAATCAGTTATTGCAGCAAGTTGTAAGAACTAATAATGCTCCACCTATTCCACCACCATCTCTTCATCCTACTACTCCGCATCCACAGCCGTCTATATCTAGTCATCGATCTCCCTtggagaaaataagaaaatatggaGTTGAAGAGTTTAAAGGAAAGAAATATGATGACCCAGCTAAAGCTGAAGAGTGGTCAGAGAATAGTCAAAGGATATTTGAAGAATTACAGTGTACAGGtgatgaaaagttaaaatatgcaGTATCTTTATTAAAGGGCGAGGCTTACCAATGGTGGACCACTGTCATGAATATTCATCCTACAGATAAAATTAATTGGAATTTCTTTGTGTCcgaatttagaaagaaatgtGTGAATCAACTTTAtcttgaaaagaagaaaatagaatttcTGGATTTAAAGCAGAACAACATGTCTGTTGCTGAACACGAACGTGAATTTATCAGATTGAGTAAATATGCCAAGGAATTAATAACAAATGAAGTAGATATGTGCAGGAGATTTGAATAG